One Alicyclobacillus acidoterrestris DNA window includes the following coding sequences:
- the fabG gene encoding 3-oxoacyl-[acyl-carrier-protein] reductase yields MLSKVSIVTGASRGIGRAIAVAMGTGGGCVVVNYQGRRDAAEETASQIEAAGGQALIEQADVSQADGAKRLVDAAVAAFGRVDVLVNNAGIARDGLLMRMRDEDWDDVLNTNLRGAFYMIRQVARPMMKARSGRIINITSVSGIIGNPGQANYSSAKAGMIGLTKSAAKELASRNITVNAVAPGYIATDMTEQLSEDVTQQMLGAVPLGRAGTPEDVAAVVDFLASDAASYITGQVFNVDGGMVM; encoded by the coding sequence ATTTTGTCCAAAGTATCGATTGTGACTGGGGCGTCGCGGGGAATTGGTCGTGCGATTGCCGTTGCGATGGGCACCGGTGGTGGGTGTGTCGTAGTCAATTATCAGGGGCGTCGAGACGCCGCCGAGGAGACGGCTTCACAGATTGAGGCCGCTGGTGGTCAGGCGCTGATTGAACAGGCTGATGTCAGTCAAGCCGATGGCGCAAAGCGACTGGTTGATGCGGCCGTTGCGGCGTTCGGGCGGGTTGACGTTCTGGTCAACAACGCCGGTATCGCGCGCGACGGACTGTTGATGCGCATGAGAGATGAAGACTGGGACGACGTGCTCAATACAAACCTGCGTGGGGCTTTTTATATGATTCGCCAAGTTGCCCGGCCGATGATGAAGGCTCGCAGTGGTCGTATTATTAACATTACTTCCGTCTCAGGGATCATTGGCAATCCAGGTCAGGCGAACTACTCTTCGGCCAAGGCAGGCATGATTGGCCTGACCAAATCGGCGGCGAAGGAACTCGCGTCGCGCAACATCACCGTCAATGCCGTTGCGCCTGGCTACATTGCGACGGACATGACCGAGCAGTTGAGTGAGGACGTCACCCAGCAGATGTTAGGTGCTGTTCCACTTGGACGCGCTGGAACGCCAGAGGATGTCGCCGCGGTTGTGGACTTTCTCGCATCGGATGCGGCCAGTTACATTACTGGGCAAGTCTTCAATGTCGACGGCGGCATGGTCATGTAG
- the acpP gene encoding acyl carrier protein: MANDTFERVKKIIVDRLSVDEDKVTMEATFKDDLGADSLDIVELIMELEDEFDLEISDEDAEKISTVGDVVTYISAHQE, translated from the coding sequence ATGGCAAACGATACGTTTGAACGTGTGAAAAAGATCATTGTCGACCGCTTGAGTGTCGATGAAGATAAGGTTACTATGGAAGCCACCTTTAAGGATGATCTTGGGGCGGATTCTTTGGACATTGTCGAACTGATTATGGAATTGGAAGACGAGTTCGACTTGGAAATATCTGACGAAGATGCTGAGAAGATCAGCACGGTAGGCGATGTAGTTACATACATCAGCGCTCACCAAGAGTAA
- the fabF gene encoding beta-ketoacyl-ACP synthase II: MTRRVVVTGLGVVTPVGNDVPTFWESLLSGKSGIREIDRFDTTDYPTKIAGLVTDFQPERYIDKKEIRHMDLFTQYAVCAAHEAVEHSGLQITDENRDRIGVYIGSGIGGIGTTLSNYRVLLERGPKRVSPFLVPMMISDMAAGQVSIDFGLRGPNSAPVSACATGSHAIGDAFKLIQRGAADAMVAGGAEAAVVDIALAGFSNMKALSTRNDDPTRASRPFDKDRDGFVMGEGAGILVLEDLEFAQRRGANILAEIVGYGMSGDAYHVTAPAPDGDGAVRVMSAAIADAGIDLTDIDYINAHGTSTEFNDRIETLAVKRLFGEHAYKLAMSSIKSMTGHLLGAAGGVEGVACVLTLKDGMIPPTTNYETPDPECDLDYVPNTARKRDVRYVMSNSFGFGGHNAALIFKKYEQA; the protein is encoded by the coding sequence GTGACACGAAGAGTGGTGGTGACAGGTCTCGGTGTTGTGACACCCGTCGGGAACGATGTACCTACTTTTTGGGAAAGTCTACTCTCCGGTAAGTCAGGCATTCGAGAGATTGACCGCTTTGACACAACAGATTATCCGACGAAAATCGCTGGGCTCGTGACGGACTTTCAGCCGGAGCGTTATATCGATAAAAAGGAAATTCGCCACATGGACTTGTTCACACAGTACGCTGTGTGCGCAGCCCATGAAGCGGTGGAACATTCGGGACTTCAGATTACCGATGAGAACCGGGATCGGATAGGCGTTTATATCGGTTCGGGTATCGGAGGAATTGGCACGACGCTCAGCAACTATCGCGTGTTGCTTGAACGCGGTCCAAAACGTGTGAGTCCGTTCCTTGTGCCAATGATGATCAGCGACATGGCGGCTGGACAAGTCTCCATTGATTTTGGTCTGCGTGGCCCGAATAGCGCGCCGGTGTCGGCTTGTGCAACGGGTTCGCACGCCATTGGCGACGCGTTTAAACTGATTCAGCGCGGCGCGGCAGATGCGATGGTGGCTGGCGGTGCTGAAGCGGCTGTCGTTGACATCGCCTTGGCTGGATTCAGTAACATGAAGGCACTGTCGACGCGCAACGACGACCCGACGAGAGCGAGCCGTCCATTTGACAAGGACCGCGATGGGTTTGTCATGGGCGAAGGCGCAGGCATCTTGGTACTTGAGGACCTTGAGTTTGCGCAGCGGCGCGGAGCCAACATCCTTGCTGAAATCGTCGGCTATGGCATGTCTGGAGACGCGTATCATGTCACTGCACCAGCGCCGGATGGCGATGGCGCGGTCCGCGTGATGTCCGCGGCGATTGCCGATGCGGGTATTGACCTGACGGATATCGATTATATTAATGCACATGGAACCTCTACAGAGTTTAACGACCGCATTGAGACACTCGCGGTGAAACGTCTGTTTGGGGAACATGCGTACAAGCTGGCGATGAGTTCCATTAAATCGATGACGGGCCACTTGTTGGGCGCGGCTGGTGGCGTCGAAGGTGTCGCTTGCGTGTTGACGCTCAAGGACGGCATGATTCCGCCAACGACTAACTATGAAACACCAGATCCGGAATGCGATTTGGACTATGTGCCGAATACTGCCCGCAAACGTGACGTCCGATATGTCATGTCCAATTCATTTGGCTTCGGCGGCCATAATGCGGCGTTGATTTTTAAGAAGTATGAACAGGCGTAA
- the rnc gene encoding ribonuclease III → MKSKWDELQDNLNMHFQEVNLLKQAFTHASYRNEHRKAQIQDNERLEFLGDAVLELLISDFLFQAYPHMPEGELTRMRAAIVCEPSLVMFAKRLQFDEYVRLGRGEERSGGRRRPALLADVFEAFLGALYIDQGIDRVREFVDTYIIPHLADAKVGVDYKTALQEWVQQRLGVSLRYVIVEERGPAHAREFVVHVAVGDTVMGIGAGKSKKEAEQQAAAAALKSFMESASEERDTSVSKTD, encoded by the coding sequence ATGAAGTCCAAGTGGGATGAACTGCAGGACAATTTGAATATGCACTTTCAGGAAGTCAATTTATTAAAGCAGGCGTTTACGCACGCCTCCTATCGCAACGAACACCGAAAGGCGCAGATTCAAGATAACGAACGATTAGAGTTTTTGGGTGACGCGGTACTAGAACTGTTGATTAGCGATTTTCTCTTTCAGGCGTATCCGCATATGCCCGAAGGGGAGTTGACGCGAATGCGCGCAGCGATTGTCTGCGAGCCGTCACTCGTCATGTTCGCGAAACGCCTGCAGTTTGATGAGTATGTCCGTTTGGGTCGCGGCGAGGAAAGGTCTGGTGGACGGCGTCGCCCAGCCTTGTTAGCGGACGTGTTTGAGGCATTCCTCGGAGCTTTGTATATTGATCAGGGGATTGATCGCGTTCGTGAGTTCGTCGATACGTACATTATCCCACACCTCGCGGATGCGAAGGTAGGCGTCGACTATAAGACAGCCCTGCAAGAATGGGTCCAGCAGCGTCTGGGCGTGTCGCTTCGGTATGTGATTGTCGAAGAGCGCGGACCCGCTCACGCGAGAGAATTTGTCGTGCATGTTGCGGTAGGCGACACAGTGATGGGGATTGGCGCTGGCAAATCGAAGAAGGAAGCTGAGCAGCAGGCGGCTGCTGCAGCTTTGAAGTCGTTTATGGAGAGCGCTTCAGAGGAGCGGGACACGAGTGTATCTAAAACAGATTGA
- the smc gene encoding chromosome segregation protein SMC produces MYLKQIEIIGFKSFADKSKLVLAPGVTGVVGPNGSGKSNIADAIRWVLGEQSVRNLRGSKMEDVIFAGSETRKPTNLCEVSLVLDNEDRHLQVVFDEVTITRRVFRSGESEYFINRQPCRLKDIHELFMDTGLGRDAYSIIGQGKIEEMLSTRAEDRRGPFEDAAGIVKFKHRRREAERKLEETKANLVRVEDILAELEEQVGPLEREKERAERYREFADALQKAEIALLVVEIDKLNERFQQATRSVADRQAARDLAQVSVEAAEAKWQQQRQALDELTQQVEQLQQHYVAVVEQRQKQQGDLALIEQELGYLEETERTRLAQQAQHVEELKTLDASIEQLRESHQAAEGKLHVLSGELEVAAEGSKESRRVEISNEIDNLNAEYIEANHRAATLRNELKMLEEQLQSDAGKRAKYEQDAARWTEQIEQANRAIAEVQASMQQLTQQLEQAADEIRACDAAYEEATAAEASAVAELQQVRASIQTLSARHDLLRDLEEGYDGYALGVRTVMQQASRNRLSGIHGTVAELVRVPKDVEMAVETALGGALQNIVVATEADARAAIQMLKQRQAGRATFMPIDVIQSRRLRDAEIQRVRGQAGFVGIASDLVETDAAFRQVVEHLLGNVVVADTLEHANALARVLQYRVRIVTYQGDVVAPGGVMSGGHHQRKGPGLLGRSRERTDLEEKLAQLRAREEDLRAQQAKLRLTVTEAQSRRAEAQRVLEQHATQQQALEVTLRDHEHAKSSAEERLAALEWEFHQLASGKEAIAQRHEEAARSLAETDALLATIAQAMTAQREALAEFEKQQQVMQERLTGLRIEVATLRQERDTLRVRLDEALERKARLQELMASAETESRAFAERKAKLLAQAQTASEQVTTLVDEVSTRQSHLDDARQARLQLEAEVRHLEQAVSKERQEFGQAEELLHRAQVAAERADADLAHALQKMGDSFGMTYEWAKERYPLTTTPEELEREVQRLRRSLQALGDVNLGAIEEYQRLAERIGFLTQQRDDLVSAQEKLDELIEEIDTEMANRFLETFHQIQEEFAKSFEVLFGGGEARLELTQPDDPLTTGIDVIAKPPGKRLQNLNLLSGGERALTAMALLFAILRVRPVPFCVLDEVEAALDEANVARFAQQLRMFAGETQFIVITHRRGTMEEADALYGVTMPERGVSSLVSVRLTDDLDFETA; encoded by the coding sequence GTGTATCTAAAACAGATTGAAATTATCGGGTTCAAGTCGTTTGCCGACAAAAGTAAGTTGGTGTTAGCGCCCGGTGTCACAGGTGTCGTGGGGCCAAATGGAAGCGGGAAGAGCAATATTGCCGACGCGATTCGATGGGTTTTGGGCGAACAGAGCGTTCGCAACCTTCGGGGCAGTAAGATGGAGGACGTCATCTTTGCCGGCAGCGAGACTCGTAAACCCACCAATCTGTGTGAAGTTTCACTTGTGCTCGACAACGAAGACAGGCATTTGCAGGTTGTCTTTGACGAAGTCACGATTACGCGCCGCGTATTCCGGTCCGGTGAGAGCGAATACTTTATCAATCGCCAACCATGTCGGTTGAAAGACATCCATGAACTGTTCATGGACACGGGTCTTGGACGCGATGCTTACTCCATTATCGGCCAAGGGAAAATTGAAGAAATGTTGTCGACGCGGGCGGAGGATCGTCGTGGTCCGTTTGAGGACGCCGCCGGAATCGTCAAATTTAAGCATCGTCGCCGGGAGGCTGAACGCAAGCTTGAGGAGACGAAAGCGAATCTCGTTCGCGTCGAGGATATCCTCGCAGAACTAGAGGAACAGGTTGGACCGCTCGAACGCGAAAAGGAACGGGCTGAGCGCTACCGCGAGTTTGCGGATGCACTCCAAAAGGCGGAAATTGCGCTGCTGGTTGTTGAAATTGACAAGTTAAATGAGCGATTTCAGCAAGCCACACGCAGCGTGGCAGACCGACAAGCGGCGCGAGACTTGGCGCAGGTATCCGTAGAAGCGGCTGAAGCCAAATGGCAGCAGCAGCGCCAGGCGCTGGACGAACTCACACAACAGGTCGAACAGCTGCAGCAGCACTACGTGGCCGTCGTCGAGCAACGTCAGAAACAGCAAGGTGATTTGGCGTTAATCGAGCAGGAACTGGGATATCTTGAGGAGACGGAGCGTACGCGTTTAGCGCAACAGGCGCAGCACGTCGAGGAACTCAAGACCCTGGATGCGAGTATCGAGCAACTTCGCGAGTCGCATCAAGCGGCGGAAGGCAAGCTGCACGTTTTATCTGGGGAATTGGAAGTTGCTGCCGAAGGGTCGAAAGAGTCGCGGCGGGTTGAGATCTCCAATGAAATTGACAATCTCAATGCGGAGTATATCGAGGCCAATCACCGGGCGGCGACGTTGCGCAACGAGTTGAAAATGTTGGAGGAACAGCTTCAGTCTGACGCGGGGAAACGAGCAAAATACGAGCAGGACGCAGCGCGTTGGACAGAGCAAATTGAACAGGCGAACCGCGCTATCGCCGAGGTTCAGGCTTCCATGCAGCAACTGACGCAGCAACTCGAACAGGCTGCGGATGAAATTCGCGCGTGCGACGCTGCTTATGAGGAGGCGACGGCGGCTGAGGCAAGCGCAGTCGCGGAACTGCAGCAGGTGCGGGCGAGCATCCAAACGCTGTCGGCTCGTCATGATTTGCTGCGCGACTTAGAGGAAGGTTATGACGGTTATGCGCTAGGTGTTCGAACCGTCATGCAGCAGGCCAGCCGCAATCGCCTGTCAGGGATTCATGGGACGGTCGCAGAACTTGTTCGGGTGCCAAAGGACGTCGAAATGGCTGTAGAAACCGCACTTGGTGGGGCGCTCCAGAACATCGTGGTGGCCACCGAAGCGGATGCGCGGGCCGCCATTCAAATGCTCAAACAGCGTCAGGCTGGTCGCGCGACGTTTATGCCAATTGACGTCATTCAATCCCGTCGCCTGCGCGACGCGGAGATTCAACGCGTCCGGGGACAAGCGGGGTTTGTCGGGATTGCCAGCGATTTAGTGGAAACCGATGCGGCATTTCGCCAGGTTGTCGAGCATTTGCTCGGCAACGTAGTGGTCGCAGATACCTTGGAACATGCCAACGCGCTCGCGCGCGTGTTGCAATACCGTGTGCGGATTGTTACATACCAAGGGGACGTCGTCGCACCAGGCGGTGTGATGAGTGGTGGACATCACCAGCGTAAAGGACCAGGTCTGTTGGGCCGTTCGCGAGAGCGTACAGATCTCGAGGAAAAGTTGGCCCAGTTGCGCGCGCGTGAGGAGGATTTGCGCGCGCAGCAAGCCAAGCTGCGATTGACCGTGACAGAGGCGCAGTCACGTCGGGCAGAGGCACAGCGGGTACTGGAGCAGCACGCCACACAGCAGCAGGCGTTGGAAGTCACGCTACGCGATCACGAGCACGCGAAAAGTTCCGCAGAGGAGCGCTTAGCGGCGCTGGAATGGGAATTTCACCAATTGGCTTCAGGCAAAGAGGCGATTGCGCAGCGACATGAGGAAGCGGCGAGATCGCTTGCTGAAACGGACGCTCTCCTGGCTACCATTGCACAAGCGATGACGGCGCAGCGCGAGGCGCTGGCGGAGTTCGAAAAACAGCAGCAGGTCATGCAGGAACGACTGACAGGGCTGCGCATTGAGGTCGCTACCTTGCGCCAGGAGCGAGATACGCTGCGCGTGCGACTGGATGAGGCACTTGAACGAAAGGCTCGCCTCCAAGAGTTGATGGCGAGCGCAGAGACCGAGTCCCGCGCGTTTGCTGAGCGCAAGGCAAAGCTTTTGGCCCAGGCGCAAACGGCATCCGAACAGGTGACGACGTTAGTTGACGAGGTTTCAACCAGACAATCGCACTTGGACGATGCCCGCCAGGCCCGACTGCAGTTAGAGGCTGAGGTGCGGCACCTCGAGCAGGCGGTCAGCAAAGAACGCCAGGAGTTCGGACAGGCTGAGGAACTGTTGCATCGGGCACAGGTCGCGGCCGAGCGCGCCGATGCAGATCTGGCGCACGCACTGCAAAAAATGGGCGATTCCTTTGGCATGACCTATGAGTGGGCCAAGGAGCGTTATCCGCTCACGACCACGCCTGAGGAACTGGAACGCGAGGTTCAACGGCTGCGTCGGTCGCTGCAGGCACTGGGCGACGTCAATCTTGGCGCCATTGAGGAGTACCAGCGATTGGCGGAGCGGATTGGCTTTTTGACGCAGCAGCGCGATGATCTCGTGTCTGCACAGGAGAAGCTCGACGAGTTGATTGAGGAAATCGACACGGAGATGGCAAACCGCTTTCTGGAGACGTTCCATCAGATTCAAGAGGAGTTTGCCAAATCCTTTGAGGTTCTATTCGGGGGCGGGGAAGCGCGGCTGGAATTGACGCAGCCGGACGATCCGCTGACGACGGGGATCGACGTCATCGCCAAACCGCCTGGCAAGCGCCTGCAGAACCTGAATCTGTTGTCCGGCGGCGAACGGGCACTGACGGCGATGGCGCTCTTGTTTGCGATTTTGCGCGTGCGGCCGGTGCCGTTTTGCGTGCTCGACGAGGTGGAGGCGGCGCTCGACGAGGCGAATGTCGCGCGGTTTGCCCAACAACTGCGCATGTTCGCTGGAGAGACGCAGTTTATCGTCATCACACACCGACGCGGGACGATGGAAGAGGCGGATGCACTGTACGGAGTGACGATGCCAGAGCGTGGCGTTTCGTCACTGGTGAGTGTTCGATTGACGGACGATCTCGACTTTGAGACCGCGTGA
- the ftsY gene encoding signal recognition particle-docking protein FtsY: MGLFDRFKKGLQKSRTTLAERLGSVFRSRKLDESVYEEMEEAFIAADMGVETAMALVENVRTLARKKRIEQAEELPDLMVEAMSAMLSEADSDMNFAAEGPTLVLVVGVNGAGKTTTIGKLANYYLQQNKRVLLAAADTFRAAAIEQLLAWGERAGCDVVRHSQGADPAAVIYDAIQAGRSRNADIILCDTAGRLQNKTHLMAELAKIHKVAARELPGSPHEVLLVLDGTTGQNGLNQAKVFKEVVDVTGIVVTKLDGTAKGGIVVPIVHEQGIPVKWIGLGEQIDDLQPFDARAFAEAVCRP, encoded by the coding sequence GTGGGGTTATTTGACCGCTTTAAAAAGGGTCTTCAGAAATCGAGGACGACGCTTGCGGAACGGCTGGGTAGCGTCTTTCGCTCCCGCAAGTTGGACGAGTCGGTATACGAAGAGATGGAAGAGGCGTTTATCGCTGCGGACATGGGCGTCGAGACGGCGATGGCCCTTGTCGAGAACGTGCGAACGCTGGCCCGCAAAAAGCGCATTGAGCAGGCTGAAGAGCTTCCTGATTTGATGGTCGAGGCGATGTCCGCGATGCTCTCAGAGGCCGATAGCGACATGAATTTTGCCGCAGAGGGGCCGACACTCGTGCTGGTCGTGGGCGTCAACGGCGCTGGCAAGACGACGACGATTGGCAAGTTGGCGAACTATTACTTGCAGCAGAACAAGCGCGTACTATTGGCAGCTGCGGATACATTCCGGGCGGCTGCCATCGAACAGTTGTTAGCCTGGGGCGAGCGTGCGGGTTGCGATGTGGTGCGGCATAGTCAGGGAGCAGATCCGGCTGCAGTCATTTACGACGCAATTCAAGCGGGCCGGTCGCGGAACGCGGATATCATTTTGTGCGATACGGCAGGCCGTTTACAAAACAAGACGCACTTGATGGCGGAGCTTGCGAAGATTCACAAGGTGGCGGCGCGCGAATTGCCGGGTTCACCGCACGAAGTCCTCTTGGTACTCGATGGGACGACGGGCCAGAACGGACTCAACCAAGCCAAGGTGTTCAAAGAAGTCGTCGACGTCACTGGCATTGTCGTCACGAAATTGGACGGCACGGCCAAGGGGGGTATCGTCGTGCCGATTGTGCATGAGCAGGGGATCCCCGTGAAATGGATTGGCCTTGGCGAGCAGATAGACGACTTGCAACCTTTCGATGCACGTGCGTTTGCAGAGGCGGTGTGCCGTCCGTAA
- the ylxM gene encoding YlxM family DNA-binding protein — translation MSSSADNMNEVTRMGDLYDFYGALLTERQRQIIEMYHVEDWSLSEIAESLSITRQAVHDQLRRAGEQLEQYEAVLQLRAAARAQQEAWSKLMRVWAKVRHELSAASQMEMDAAFASMDRTLPGFIGGEVDA, via the coding sequence GTGTCTTCTTCAGCGGATAATATGAATGAGGTCACTCGAATGGGCGATTTGTACGACTTCTACGGTGCACTGCTGACAGAGCGGCAACGTCAGATTATTGAGATGTACCACGTTGAAGATTGGTCGCTCAGCGAGATTGCCGAATCGCTTTCTATTACGCGTCAAGCTGTTCACGACCAGTTGCGGCGCGCCGGCGAGCAGTTGGAACAGTATGAGGCTGTTTTGCAACTGCGAGCGGCGGCACGGGCGCAGCAGGAAGCGTGGTCAAAGCTCATGCGTGTTTGGGCGAAGGTTCGCCATGAACTTTCGGCGGCTTCGCAGATGGAAATGGATGCGGCATTTGCGTCAATGGATCGGACGTTGCCAGGCTTTATAGGAGGTGAGGTAGATGCTTGA
- the ffh gene encoding signal recognition particle protein translates to MLEGLSSSLQKAMGRLRGKGKLSEADVAEAMREVRLALLAADVNVKVVRDFVERVRERAVGQDVQKSLTPGQQVVRIVYEELTELMGGSQARIQMASKPPTVIMLVGLQGAGKTTAIAKLALSFRQHQHRPLMIAADVYRPAAIDQLHVLGKQVDIPVFDMGTDTSPVEIVRQGMQEAERQGADVVLVDTAGRLHIDEDLMAELDDIKSAVEPNEVLLVVDAMTGQDAVHVAETFHRRLDVTGVILTKLDGDARGGAALTVRAVTGCPIKYVGLGEKIEPLEPFHPDRLASRILGMGDVLSLIERAQERIDLEKAKEMEERMRSSTFSLNDFQEMFRQVRNLGPLDQVLKMIPGMNKLKGIENVDLNDKRFLRMDAIISSMTAAERLDPSVMNASRRRRIANGSGTTVREVNQLLNQFEQTQQMMKRMSGMGKKMGRRSAMNAIKSMGGLGALGGMKDASQLADLEESLTSKGTSHAPRQRHHRAKKKRK, encoded by the coding sequence ATGCTTGAAGGATTATCGAGCAGCTTGCAGAAGGCGATGGGTCGGCTGCGCGGCAAAGGGAAGCTGAGTGAGGCGGATGTCGCCGAAGCGATGCGGGAAGTGCGCTTGGCGCTGTTGGCGGCCGACGTCAACGTGAAGGTCGTGCGCGACTTTGTCGAACGCGTTCGCGAGCGAGCTGTGGGTCAGGATGTCCAAAAGAGTTTGACGCCAGGCCAACAGGTAGTTCGCATCGTCTACGAAGAGTTGACGGAATTGATGGGTGGCTCGCAAGCGCGAATCCAGATGGCGTCGAAGCCCCCTACTGTCATTATGCTCGTTGGCTTGCAGGGTGCGGGGAAGACGACGGCTATCGCCAAACTCGCGCTGTCGTTTCGCCAGCACCAACATCGACCGTTGATGATTGCGGCCGACGTCTATCGGCCTGCCGCGATTGATCAGTTGCATGTCCTCGGCAAACAGGTGGACATTCCGGTCTTCGATATGGGAACCGACACGTCACCTGTCGAGATTGTTCGGCAGGGTATGCAGGAAGCCGAACGCCAGGGCGCGGATGTCGTGCTTGTGGATACGGCCGGGCGCCTGCATATTGACGAGGATCTAATGGCGGAGCTTGACGATATCAAGTCGGCTGTCGAGCCGAATGAAGTTTTGCTCGTGGTCGATGCCATGACAGGTCAGGATGCCGTGCATGTGGCGGAAACATTCCATCGGCGTTTGGACGTCACTGGGGTTATTCTGACGAAGTTGGATGGCGACGCGCGGGGCGGTGCCGCGCTTACGGTACGGGCCGTCACGGGTTGTCCGATTAAATATGTCGGCCTTGGCGAGAAAATCGAGCCACTTGAACCGTTTCATCCAGATAGACTGGCGTCCCGGATTCTCGGCATGGGTGACGTGTTAAGTCTGATTGAGCGGGCGCAAGAGCGGATCGATCTCGAGAAGGCCAAAGAGATGGAAGAACGCATGCGTTCCTCCACCTTCAGCCTCAATGACTTTCAGGAGATGTTTCGCCAGGTTCGAAATTTGGGACCGCTCGATCAGGTTCTCAAAATGATTCCTGGGATGAACAAATTGAAGGGCATTGAGAATGTCGATTTGAATGATAAGCGATTCCTTCGAATGGACGCTATCATTTCCTCGATGACAGCGGCAGAGCGATTAGATCCGAGCGTGATGAACGCCAGTCGTCGCCGTCGCATTGCCAATGGCAGTGGGACAACCGTAAGAGAGGTCAATCAGTTGCTCAATCAGTTTGAGCAAACGCAACAAATGATGAAACGAATGTCTGGGATGGGCAAGAAGATGGGGCGTCGCAGCGCGATGAACGCCATCAAGTCGATGGGGGGCCTTGGCGCCCTAGGCGGCATGAAGGACGCTTCGCAACTTGCTGACCTTGAAGAATCGTTGACATCGAAGGGGACGTCGCACGCGCCACGACAGCGACATCACCGCGCGAAAAAGAAGCGCAAATGA
- the rpsP gene encoding 30S ribosomal protein S16 yields the protein MAVKIRLKRMGAKKSPFYRLVVADSRSPRDGRFVEEIGTYNPLTEPAQVKIDEERALYWLGTGAQPSDKVRYLFHLEGILKKFHEQKVQK from the coding sequence GTGGCAGTAAAGATTCGTTTGAAGCGTATGGGTGCAAAGAAAAGTCCGTTCTATCGTCTGGTTGTCGCCGACTCCCGTTCACCTCGTGACGGCCGTTTTGTCGAGGAGATTGGAACATACAATCCGCTCACAGAGCCAGCGCAGGTTAAAATTGACGAAGAACGCGCACTGTATTGGTTAGGTACAGGTGCACAGCCTTCTGATAAAGTTCGTTACTTGTTCCACTTGGAAGGAATTTTGAAGAAGTTCCACGAACAAAAAGTACAGAAGTGA